The DNA region ACAATATATTCGATATTATCATATTCAAGCCGGAGGACGCTTAAAATTGTTTGCTCTAAATGTCTGCCATCGTTGAAATTTGCGGTTATGATGGTTATTAAAGGTGCTGTATTATTTGAGGATTTGCAAAAACCGGCTTTGCGTAACCCGCCGTCTAATTTAGCAGCATTTTTTGGCAGGGAGCTATTGCATTTTATTAATGTTTTGGTTGTAGAGTATTTAACGTTGCTATAATCCATTTTATTTCAAATTAAACTATTGACGTACAAAGATACTATTGCACTGTAAAATTCTTCCGGTTTTGGGATGGTATAATATGTCTTCACAGCCTTTGAAGGTAAAACCTTTAGAAGTTAAAAGCTCGTACATACCATTGAATAAGATTTGTCCCTTATAAAGAGGTTCAAAACTGGTTTCTACAATTAAAATTTTGGCGAGACTGATAGTTTTTTCGCCACCTAAAATTACCTTGTCCTCGAATCCCTGTACATCCATTTTGATAAGAATGTTTTTATTGAGTTCCAGTGTCTCGGCCACGGAATCAAGCGTGCGAATTTCAATATATTCCTGTTTTACATTTTTTGTAAAAGGAAAAGCATCTACGTGCAATTGTTCCATAGGTAACAACGATGAGCTGTCACTGAATTCGTTATGATATATTAGTTGTCTGCCTTGTTCGCTGCCTAATGCGTAATTAAAACACAGGAACTTGGTGTTGTTTTTTGTTTTGCTGCAAAGTTTTTTGTAACAATCCTGAAGAGGTTCGAATGGATATATTTTTGCGTGGGGTAGAATTTTATGCATTCGAAATGCAAATTGTCCGACATTAGCTCCGATGTCCAGAATCGTTTTAATGTTCTCATCGACAAGCCAACCATATGACTGTGGCGCTTTTATGATTTCCAATCCAAATCTATTTAAGACGCATCTTATCAAATGTTTAGGGTTTAGTATTTCTTTCAACATTTATTTTTTTTCAGTTAGATTAAAAATAATATACGGATACATTCCAGCTTTTAGGAATTTTCCGGATTTTGTTCTTTCGCCGTTAACGCCGTCGATAACTTCATACGGATAATCCTGCGAAAGCCTTGTTATTAAAGGTTTTAATTCGCCTACGGCGGGGCACAGATAATATGGATACCGACCCGTAACGGCATATTGCCTGACTTCTTCATAAGATTGAGCGGGCGTAATTTCCCTGTCGAGATACCAGGCGATTTCCGGCCTGATGAAGCCGCCTTTCGATTCGTTCTGATTTACAATAAAATCCTCAAAACTTAAAAGCGCTTTGTCCGGCGGAATTTGCATATTAAGTTTTTTGAAAAGTTCAATTTTTTGCGGCGCCTGCCAGCGGATATCATAATAATATTTTGTTCCGAAAAAGCAGGAAACCAATAATACGCCGAGCAGAATTGCCTGAACTGTAAGAGCGGCATATTTATTCGCAAGCAGCCGCAGAAACCAGCCGACGCTCAAAATCGCAAGGGCAATAGTGATGGCAAGAAACGGTGTCAAAGGCGTTTCCCACGTCTGATGCTGCCAGAGACAGCCTTTAAGAATGAAAAGCTGGAAGAATGGAATCAGGAAGAACAAGCCTAAACATGGATATTTTAATTCTTTTTTGCCTGCTGAATTCTCTTTCAGCGATAAGATAAAAAGCGGACCAAATATGAAATAAACAATCGCGATGATAAGGCCTGGGATGGTGAAGTTCGTCGAAGCGTGCTCCCACATCTTTGCGAACCACTTGCCCCAATCGAATCCCTGCTGCATTACTCCTTCCATTTCGCCTTTAGCGGCGCGCCATTTATAAAGCGCGGAAATTTTGCTAATGTCCCAGTTGTAACCAGCGGCCATAACGGTGAAATTCAGGCATACGCTTAATAGCGGCGCGGCGGCGAGTATTATCACTAAAGGCCAATACGGCATCTTCTTTTTAAACATACAGCCGAGTACGTAATGGACGCCGATGCCCATCGCGAAGAAAAATCCAACCCAACTGAACTGCACGCCGAGGAAAAGCGTTATCGCCAAAATTACATAATGTATTTTTCGTATCTTTCGCGGCGTATGGCCTGATACTATCAAATACATCCACATCGAAAGATACCCCATCAGCACAGGCCAGCCGCCCATACTGAAATAGCCGGTGAGCGGAAACGCCACATAAATAAATCCGGATAACAATGCGAGCGCACTGTTTGAAATATCCTTTATCATTAAAATGAAAACCAGCAGGGCAGGCAATGCTATAATTATATCCTCAACTTTCAAGCCCCATTCGTTTATGCCAAGAATTTTCATGAAACCTGCCGCGACCAATACGTTCAATTGAGGATGATCCCAATAACGGTCTGGATTTTTGGTCGGCGGCATACCAACAGCCCATGTCGAACAAAATTTAGTGTATGCCAAACCATATTTTACGTGCGAACGTGCCGCCCATGCGCCGCTGGCCTGCGCCCAACTGTGCATTCCATACAAAGGCCTGGTAATATCGTGCAGGACAATCGCTGAAAATAATGCGAGAATTAAAACTGTGAAAAACCAGAACTTTTTTTTGTTTTCCGGTTTTATTGTTTCCTGTTTAATATTTTTTTGAGGAATATCTTTTTTGCCCATTTAAAGTATCCAAATCCGAACCAAAAATTTCAACCCCCGTTTTTCACGAGGGGTACTGGATACCCGCCTTTGCGGATATGACATTTTACTATACGAAACAAACTGGCCATAATTTACCCCAGAAAACATCTTTTTTCCATAAATTTTAAAATTTTCTAATTTTCACTTGAAAAGTTAGGCATAACTAACTATATTAGACGTACCTAATAATATGGGGTATGATAATGACTATAACTAAACAATTAAGTTCGTCGCTGGAAGATTATATCGAGGCGATTTATAACTTGAGCCGGGAAGGCAAAGTCGCCAGAAGCAGGGATATTGCCGATATTCTCGACGTTACAAGAGCATCGGTAACAGGCGCACTTAAGTTGTTAAATGACAAGGGTTTAGTTGATTATCGGCCTTACGGTTTTATTCATCTTACGGAAAAAGGCGTTCAAGAGGCCAAATCCGTTGTCAGCAGGCATAATATTATCGAATCGTTTTTTGTTAATGTTCTTGGTGTTGACAAGCAGACTGCTGAACAGGCGGCCTGCAAGGCTGAACATGCTCTTGGACAGGTGGTTATTTCCAGACTGCTGGATTTCACCGAGTTTTCAACTAATTACAGCAAAAAAGGAACGGATATTATCGCTGATTTTCAGAATTATTGCCGTTCGAAAGAAGCATAATTTCTATGGTTATACAGGAAAAAATTTTATTGAAAGACACGGTTGATGATTCGAAAGTCAAGCTTATAAAAATAGACGCAGGTCAGGCTCTTAAAGCAAGGCTTGCGGCGATGGGACTTTTGCCGGGCGTAGAATTCGGGATAATCAACAATGGTCATCCGGGACCTTTAGTTATTAATTTAAAAGGTACACGGATTGTTCTTGGAAGAGGTATGGCGGGGAAAATTTTTGTAAGGCCGGTGGAAAATTTAAAGCTATGATTAATGGGAAAGAAAAAATAACTGTCGCACTTGCGGGCAATCCGAACTGCGGCAAAACAACTATATTCAATTCGCTGACGGGTATGCGTCAGCACGTGGGCAATTATCCCGGCGTAACAGTCGAGAAAAAGCAGGGCGTTTGTCGTTATAAAGATTATGAACTTGAAATTACAGATTTGCCGGGGACTTACAGTCTGACGGCCTATTCGACAGAGGAAGTTGTTACGCGAAATTTCATAATCGAGGAAAAGCCCGATGTTGTGGTTAGCGTGGTTGATGCCTCGAATCTCGAACGCAATCTTTATCTGGCAGTGCAGTTGATGGAGCTTGATGTTCCGCTGGTACTGGCGTTTAATATGAGCGATTTGGCGAAGCACAAAGGGCTTGTTTTCGATATTGAAAAATTGTCCGTGCTGCTGAATGTTAAAATCGTTCAGACTGTAGGCAATAAAAATCAGGGCATTAACGAGCTTCTCGACACTGTTATAAAGGCCGCGAATGAGCCTGCGAAAAATCTTGCGGGGCTGATTAAATACGGCAAAGAAATTGAAAACGAGATTGAAAAACTACAGCAGAAGTTCAGCGAACTGCAAAACAACAGATGGCTTGTTATAAAATTGCTCGAACAGGACGCGGCGGTTTTGAAAGATATTCAGAACGAAGAAATTATTGTCTCTGTTCTCGAAAGCACTTTGCGTTTGAAGGATATTTTCGGCGAGGAGCCTGAAATTATTATCGCAGACCGGCGGTACGGTTTTATCTCCGGCGCTTGTCAGGAAGCGGTGAAAATTACCGCGGAAACCCGACATAATCACAGCGATATGATTGATTCGGTAATTATAAATAAATTTCTGGGGCTGCCGATATTTCTGGCGATGATGTATATTGTTTTTGATTTGACTTTCCGCATCGGCGAATATCCAATGCACTGGCTGGAGTTTTTTTTCAGTTGGCTCGGCGATACTGTTACGCATTTTTGGCCGGCCGGCAGCGAGAGTATGATTAAATCGCTTTTGGTGGACGGGATTATCGGCGGCGTCGGCGGCGTTGTGGTGTTTTTGCCGAATATTCTGTTGTTGTTCGCGGCAATCGCGATTCTCGAAGATTCCGGATATATGGCGCGAGCAGCGTTTGTTACTGACCGGTTTATGCATAAAATCGGTCTGCACGGCAAGAGTTTTATTCCGATGCTTATCGGCTTCGGCTGTTCGGTGCCGGCGATTATGGCCTGTCGTATTCTTGAGAACAAACGCAATAAAATTACCACGATTATGATTATGCCGCTGATGAGCTGCGGAGCGAGACTGACGATTTATGCTCTTCTTATCCCTGCGTTTTTTGCCGAAAGATGGCGTGGGCCTGTAATGTGGCTGATTTATTTTATCGGTATTGCGCTGGCGGTTATAGCGGCTAAAATTCTGCGGATTACATTATTAAAAGGCGAGACGGTTCCGTATGTGATGGAGCTTCCGCCTTATCGAATGCCGACATCCAAATCTATTTTAATACACATGTGGGAACGCGGCGTGCTGTATCTGCAAAAAGCGGGCACGACTATTCTTGTGATTTCGATAATCCTTTGGGCGGCTTCGAAGTTTCCGCGAATCGACAAACAGCAGATTGCGAATATGGACCAATCGCAGGCACAGACCGCCACGCTCAAGCACAGCATAATCGGCAGGACAGGAGCGATAATGGAGCCGGTTCTCAAGCCGCTCGGATTCGATTATAAAATTGCCACCGCACTGATAGGCGCTCTTGCGGCCAAGGAAGTTTTTGTCTCGCAGATGAGCATTGTTTACGCGATGAGCGAGCACGACGATGTGGCCGTTCTGCAGCAGAGGCTGCGAAATGATTATACGCCTTTGCAGGGATTTTGCGTGATGCTGTTTTGTCTTATCAGTGCTCCGTGTATCGCGACGACTATCGTTACCCGCACGGAAACCGGTGCGTGGAAGTGGGCGATTCTGCAATTTGCAGGTTTGACGGCGATGGCGTATA from Planctomycetaceae bacterium includes:
- the feoB gene encoding ferrous iron transport protein B; the encoded protein is MINGKEKITVALAGNPNCGKTTIFNSLTGMRQHVGNYPGVTVEKKQGVCRYKDYELEITDLPGTYSLTAYSTEEVVTRNFIIEEKPDVVVSVVDASNLERNLYLAVQLMELDVPLVLAFNMSDLAKHKGLVFDIEKLSVLLNVKIVQTVGNKNQGINELLDTVIKAANEPAKNLAGLIKYGKEIENEIEKLQQKFSELQNNRWLVIKLLEQDAAVLKDIQNEEIIVSVLESTLRLKDIFGEEPEIIIADRRYGFISGACQEAVKITAETRHNHSDMIDSVIINKFLGLPIFLAMMYIVFDLTFRIGEYPMHWLEFFFSWLGDTVTHFWPAGSESMIKSLLVDGIIGGVGGVVVFLPNILLLFAAIAILEDSGYMARAAFVTDRFMHKIGLHGKSFIPMLIGFGCSVPAIMACRILENKRNKITTIMIMPLMSCGARLTIYALLIPAFFAERWRGPVMWLIYFIGIALAVIAAKILRITLLKGETVPYVMELPPYRMPTSKSILIHMWERGVLYLQKAGTTILVISIILWAASKFPRIDKQQIANMDQSQAQTATLKHSIIGRTGAIMEPVLKPLGFDYKIATALIGALAAKEVFVSQMSIVYAMSEHDDVAVLQQRLRNDYTPLQGFCVMLFCLISAPCIATTIVTRTETGAWKWAILQFAGLTAMAYIITLIVYQGGRFLGF
- a CDS encoding FeoA domain-containing protein, which gives rise to MVIQEKILLKDTVDDSKVKLIKIDAGQALKARLAAMGLLPGVEFGIINNGHPGPLVINLKGTRIVLGRGMAGKIFVRPVENLKL
- a CDS encoding FkbM family methyltransferase produces the protein MLKEILNPKHLIRCVLNRFGLEIIKAPQSYGWLVDENIKTILDIGANVGQFAFRMHKILPHAKIYPFEPLQDCYKKLCSKTKNNTKFLCFNYALGSEQGRQLIYHNEFSDSSSLLPMEQLHVDAFPFTKNVKQEYIEIRTLDSVAETLELNKNILIKMDVQGFEDKVILGGEKTISLAKILIVETSFEPLYKGQILFNGMYELLTSKGFTFKGCEDILYHPKTGRILQCNSIFVRQ
- a CDS encoding metal-dependent transcriptional regulator encodes the protein MTITKQLSSSLEDYIEAIYNLSREGKVARSRDIADILDVTRASVTGALKLLNDKGLVDYRPYGFIHLTEKGVQEAKSVVSRHNIIESFFVNVLGVDKQTAEQAACKAEHALGQVVISRLLDFTEFSTNYSKKGTDIIADFQNYCRSKEA